Proteins from a genomic interval of Cucumis melo cultivar AY chromosome 7, USDA_Cmelo_AY_1.0, whole genome shotgun sequence:
- the LOC103492917 gene encoding homogentisate 1,2-dioxygenase, giving the protein MSYPVISSGSDNLCNRSSYSSMAAQSVGETEGRDFPSDLPYLSGFNNHFSSEAIPGALPQSQNSPLICPFGLYAEQISGTSFTSPRKANLCSWLYRIKPSVTHEPFRQRLPKNEKLISEFNASNCSSTPTQLRWKPADFPDSPVDFVDGLHTVCGAGSSFLRHGFAIHMYTANKSMENCAFCNADGDFLIVPQTGRLWITTECGRLEVSPGEIVVLPQGFRFVVYLPDGPSRGYVAEIFGCHFQLPDLGPIGANGLAAPRDFLAPVAWFENSPRPGYTVIQKFGGELFTATQDFSPFNVVAWHGNYVPYKYDLCKFCPYNTVLFDHSDPSINTVLTAPTDKPGVALLDFVIFPPRWLVAEHTFRPPYYHRNCMSEFMGLIYGGYEAKADGFVPGGASLHSCMTPHGPDTKTYEATIARGNDAGPHKISGTMAFMFESSLIPRVCSWALESPFMDHDYYQCWIGLKSHFKNEAIGDTDPQKVRIKSENGRQIG; this is encoded by the exons ATGAGTTATCCAGTGATCTCTTCAGGTTCCGACAATCTCTGCAATCGATCATCGTATTCTTCAATGGCTGCTCAATCTGTCGGCGAAACGGAAGGCAGAGATTTTCCTTCCGACCTCCCTTACCTGTCCGGCTTCAACAACCATTTCTCTTCCGAGGCGATTCCCGGTGCTCTTCCTCAATCCCAAAACAGTCCTCTCATATGCCCTTTTGGCCTCTACGCCGAGCAGATCTCCGGCACTTCCTTCACATCTCCTCGTAAAGCCAACTTGTGCAG TTGGTTGTATCGGATTAAGCCGTCGGTCACGCACGAACCGTTTAGACAACGTTTGCCTAAAAACGAGAAGTTGATCAGTGAATTTAATGCATCAAATTGTTCATCGACTCCCACTCAGCTAAGGTGGAAACCGGCGGATTTTCCTGATTCACCGGTGGATTTTGTTGATGGACTGCACACTGTCTGCGGAGCCGGCAGTTCGTTTCTCCGCCATGGGTTTGCTATTCACAT GTACACAGCCAATAAGTCGATGGAGAACTGTGCGTTCTGTAATGCTGATGGCGACTTCTTGATAGTTCCTCAGACTGGAA GGCTGTGGATTACTACAGAGTGTGGTAGACTTGAAGTTTCTCCAGGCGAAATTGTAGTTTTACCACAAGGTTTCCGCTTTGTTGTTTATTTGCCTGATGGTCCATCACGTGGCTATGTAGCTGAGATTTTTGGTTGTCATTTCCAGCTTCCTGACCTTGGTCCGATAG GTGCTAATGGTCTTGCTGCACCAAGGGATTTCCTTGCACCTGTAGCTTGGTTTGAAAATAGTCCGCGTCCTGGTTACACAGTTATTCAAAAATTTGGTGGGGAATTGTTTACTGCAACACAAGACTTTTCTCCCTTTAATGTAGTTGCCTGGCATGGAAATTATGTTCCGTATAAG TATGATCTCTGTAAGTTCTGTCCTTATAATACTGTTTTGTTTGATCACAGTGATCCATCAATAAATACAG TATTAACGGCGCCAACTGATAAACCTGGAGTAGCACTACTCGACTTTGTCATTTTCCCTCCCAGATGGCTTGTTGCTGAACACACATTCCGTCCTCCATATTACCATCGTAACTGCATGAGTGAATTTATGGGTCTCATATATGGAGGCTACGAG GCAAAAGCTGATGGGTTCGTTCCAGGAGGTGCCAGCCTTCATAGTTGCATGACTCCCCATGGTCCTGATACTAAAACTTATGAG GCTACTATTGCTCGGGGGAACGATGCTGGACCACACAAAATTAGTGGCACAATGGCGTTTATGTTTGAATCAAGTTTGATCCCTCGCGTATGTTCTTGGGCTCTCGAGTCCCCATTCATGGATCATGACTATTATCAGTGCTGGATAGGACTGAAATCTCATTTCAAAAATGAAGCAATTGGAGATACGGATCCCCAGAAGGTAAGAATCAAGTCTGAAAATGGAAGACAAATTGggtaa
- the LOC103492918 gene encoding uncharacterized protein LOC103492918 has product MAQEYQTCDSGGDGSLGFSIIGCSGKFSNRKSKQRRAPQRGLGVAQLEKIRLEEQQKRNANAVFSPPSALSPPKTFSKLSVLAPNLHPTKQSSSSVPLTSLSPTSFSPSNFVFKSPLPSHNIDDTNIRTPLVQLESGGFENEWSDLPILGQGEVPKPCNPSEFIPRQDNLVFNSNLGFRSNFVLTHESNIDWSSPGLVQKEQQHRLSSSAGVDGSSSLSLLNFLTEPPSNQNYRGNHTAVWPDQMFGTKRPYAFFVDSPAGPSFNCRPPMAAPMRSDESASCSNIGLYSFPFLEEGSSCSSSSSEPNSRKKMKGNVSRGDLPTLATPTTTWMCQNSKIKHLSGHAMDSGNEFMDLVSLPLLRGIMEFPTCPHPAPSWLYRFQPYYRFLPPAMAQNGQTSPKTSSILNVEDKSVDLNLKL; this is encoded by the exons ATGGCGCAAGAATATCAAACTTGTGACAGTGGCGGTGATGGTAGTTTGGGGTTTAGTATTATTGGTTGTAGTGGGAAATTTTCCAATAGGAAGTCAAAACAAAGGAGAGCTCCACAGAGAGGGTTAGGTGTAGCACAACTTGAAAAGATCAGGCTAGAAGAACAGCAAAAGAGAAATGCAAATGCAGTTTTTTCACCCCCATCTGCTTTATCACCCCCCAAAACCTTCTCTAAGCTATCTGTATTAGCTCCAAATTTGCATCCCACAAAGCAATCTTCCAGTAGTGTTCCACTAACCTCTCTATCTCCAACCAGTTTTTCTCCATCCAATTTTGTATTCAAGTCACCTTTGCCAAGCCACAATATTGATGATACAAACATCAGAACTCCACTGGTTCAATTGGAGAGTGGTGGTTTTGAGAATGAATGGTCAGATTTGCCAATACTTGGGCAAGGAGAGGTCCCTAAACCATGCAATCCATCAGAATTCATTCCTCGACAGGATAATTTGGTCTTTAATTCCAACTTGGGATTTCGATCCAATTTCGTTTTGACTCATGAATCCAACATCGATTGGTCTTCCCCAGGGTTGGTGCAAAAAGAACAGCAACATCGGTTATCTTCTTCTGCAGGG GTGGACGGGTCGTCATCATTGTCCCTGCTAAACTTCCTTACAGAGCCCCCTTCAAACCAAAACTATCGTGGCAATCACACTGCAGTTTGGCCAGATCAG ATGTTTGGCACGAAGAGACCGTATGCCTTCTTTGTGGACAGCCCTGCAGGCCCTTCGTTCAATTGCAGACCGCCTATGGCTGCTCCTATGAGATCAGATGAATCTGCTTCTTGTAGTAACATTGGCCTCTACAGTTTTCCATTTCTCGA AGAAGGTTCatcttgttcatcttcatcctCAGAACCAAATtcaaggaaaaaaatgaaaggaaatgTTTCTAGAGGAGATCTACCCACACTAGCCACTCCAACAACTACATGGATGTGCCAAAACTCAAAAATTAAGCACCTTTCAGGTCATGCTATGGATAGTGGCAATGAGTTCATGGATCTAGTATCACTGCCTCTTCTTCGA GGAATCATGGAGTTCCCAACCTGTCCCCATCCAGCACCGAGTTGGCTCTATCGATTTCAACCATACTACCGATTTTTACCTCCAGCAATGGCACAAAATGGACAGACATCCCCCAAAACTTCGAGCATACTCAATGTTGAAGATAAGAGTGTTGATCTTAATCTGAAATTATAA